From Paludisphaera rhizosphaerae, one genomic window encodes:
- a CDS encoding polyprenyl synthetase family protein — protein MSIPTGLKAEESRKTLTRLFAPIQAGLADADRIFQEELQSRFPFVQALVEHCGDYQGKRLRPALVLLAGGASGGIVHAHPVLAAVVEMIHTATLVHDDVLDESMVRRHAATVNAEWGNESAVMLGDYLFSHAYHLAASLESTLACRWIGKATHEVCEGEMQQIHHRGNLDLDEVSYFQIIAGKTAALTAVSSRLGAHYAGADAAVVDAMEAYGYHVGMAFQIADDVLDIWGDERATGKSLGTDLEKQKLTLPLIRLLEIGEPSVVELTRRLLTEARAESRRRLQPLLEESGALDYAWSRARWHVDQAIATLDVVGPSEFKDVLAEMAGYVVRRSA, from the coding sequence ATGAGCATACCTACGGGGCTGAAGGCGGAAGAGAGCCGGAAGACGCTGACGCGCCTGTTCGCGCCGATCCAGGCCGGGCTGGCGGACGCCGACCGGATCTTCCAGGAGGAGCTGCAAAGCCGGTTCCCGTTCGTGCAAGCCCTCGTGGAGCACTGCGGCGACTACCAGGGGAAGCGGCTGCGCCCCGCTCTGGTCCTGCTGGCCGGCGGCGCCAGCGGGGGGATCGTCCACGCGCACCCCGTGCTGGCCGCGGTGGTTGAGATGATCCACACCGCGACCCTCGTTCACGACGACGTCCTCGACGAGTCCATGGTTCGCCGCCACGCGGCCACCGTGAACGCCGAGTGGGGGAACGAGTCGGCCGTTATGCTGGGCGACTACCTCTTCTCGCACGCCTATCACCTGGCTGCCTCGCTGGAATCGACCCTCGCCTGCCGCTGGATCGGCAAGGCGACCCATGAGGTCTGCGAAGGCGAGATGCAGCAGATCCACCATCGCGGCAATCTCGACCTCGACGAGGTCTCTTACTTTCAGATCATCGCCGGCAAGACAGCCGCCCTGACGGCGGTCTCCAGCCGGCTTGGAGCTCACTACGCCGGGGCCGACGCCGCCGTCGTCGACGCGATGGAGGCCTACGGCTACCACGTCGGGATGGCCTTTCAGATCGCCGACGACGTTCTGGACATCTGGGGCGACGAACGCGCGACAGGCAAGAGCCTGGGAACTGATCTCGAGAAGCAGAAGCTCACCCTGCCTCTGATCCGCCTTCTGGAAATCGGCGAGCCGTCCGTCGTCGAGTTGACTCGCCGGCTTCTCACGGAAGCTCGCGCCGAGTCGCGCCGCCGTCTCCAACCGCTGCTGGAGGAGTCGGGCGCGCTGGACTACGCCTGGTCCAGGGCCCGCTGGCACGTCGACCAGGCCATCGCGACGCTGGACGTCGTTGGTCCTTCCGAGTTCAAGGACGTCCTCGCCGAAATGGCCGGTTACGTCGTCCGCCGCTCCGCCTGA
- a CDS encoding helix-turn-helix domain-containing protein has translation MELKQKLQMLMKSRNLNGQRLARLSKVSDSEISRILQGKSRPGLDNALRLAQAVGVSLDYLADDRIDVEPSQAEDALTAEDQKILGLCKKIGHEEALDIMKAVQRMGYEVAMARLLGIAGRPVIERDDQIGEPRPTALSSNAPRPTASA, from the coding sequence ATGGAACTCAAGCAGAAGCTCCAGATGCTGATGAAGAGTCGCAACCTCAACGGTCAGCGGCTGGCGAGGCTCTCCAAGGTGAGCGACTCGGAGATCTCGCGGATCCTTCAAGGGAAGTCGCGACCGGGGCTCGACAACGCCCTTCGACTGGCGCAGGCCGTGGGAGTCTCCCTCGACTACCTCGCCGACGACCGGATCGATGTGGAGCCCTCGCAGGCTGAAGACGCGCTGACGGCCGAGGATCAGAAGATCCTGGGTCTCTGCAAGAAGATCGGCCATGAGGAAGCTCTGGACATCATGAAGGCCGTTCAGAGGATGGGCTACGAAGTCGCCATGGCGCGGCTCCTCGGAATCGCCGGACGACCCGTGATCGAACGCGACGACCAGATTGGTGAGCCCCGCCCCACAGCGCTCTCCTCGAACGCTCCTCGCCCAACCGCAAGCGCCTGA
- the rpoN gene encoding RNA polymerase factor sigma-54, with translation MRLDTSQQMRTEMRLRMAPRMIQSMEILQLPIMALQERIEQELSENPVLVDLRESATPGEDGEETAGPAAAEPTEPEPNEFDSLINLDENWSELYDEGPRRSRAALSEEGDRKLDAMQNMASRPRSFHDSLTEQLGFFDSDPLVRELAEYIIYNLDDNGYLPKNVTLHDIARDFGHDVTIEQAEEALRMVQRLDPPGVGARDLRECLLLQLTPEIPFYDVLRTLIAHHIDDLQHNRLPAIEKKTGLSMETIKEAIEHLRRLNPRPGSSFNLSENTQYVVPDLIVEPSENGGYDVRLVDEHTPNLSISRYYQKQLRNKGTDPAAKEFIQKRIQSARWLIESIEQRRNTLLKVARAIIEHQKPFLDKGPEFIEPLKMQQIADRVGVHVTTVSRAVDDKWVQTPRGIFPLKRFFGGGTVTADGEEIAWDTIKQKLLEVVAKEDKSSPLSDEDIVDEMGRHGVKVARRTVTKYRQALMIPSSRQRKQF, from the coding sequence ATGCGTCTTGATACGTCTCAGCAGATGCGAACCGAGATGCGCCTCCGCATGGCACCTCGAATGATCCAGTCGATGGAAATCCTCCAGTTGCCGATCATGGCGTTGCAGGAGCGGATCGAGCAGGAGCTGAGTGAGAACCCGGTCCTGGTCGACCTCCGCGAGTCCGCCACGCCGGGCGAGGACGGTGAGGAAACGGCCGGCCCGGCCGCCGCCGAGCCCACTGAGCCCGAACCGAACGAGTTCGACAGCCTCATCAACCTCGATGAGAACTGGAGTGAGCTTTACGACGAAGGCCCCCGTCGCAGCCGCGCCGCGCTCAGCGAAGAAGGGGACCGCAAGCTTGACGCGATGCAGAACATGGCGTCGCGGCCCCGCTCGTTTCACGACAGCCTCACCGAGCAGCTCGGCTTCTTCGACTCGGATCCCCTGGTCCGCGAGTTGGCCGAGTACATCATCTACAACCTCGACGACAACGGGTATCTCCCGAAAAACGTCACTCTGCACGACATCGCCCGCGATTTCGGCCACGACGTCACCATCGAGCAGGCTGAAGAAGCTCTGCGGATGGTTCAGCGTCTGGATCCACCTGGGGTCGGCGCCCGCGACCTGAGGGAATGCCTGCTGCTGCAACTGACGCCGGAGATCCCGTTCTACGACGTCCTGCGAACTTTGATCGCCCACCATATCGACGACCTTCAGCACAACCGGCTCCCCGCCATCGAGAAGAAGACGGGGCTGTCGATGGAGACGATCAAGGAAGCGATCGAGCACCTCCGCCGGCTTAACCCCCGGCCCGGGTCGTCGTTCAACCTGAGCGAAAACACGCAGTACGTCGTCCCCGACCTGATCGTCGAGCCCAGCGAGAACGGCGGTTACGACGTCCGCCTCGTCGACGAGCATACTCCCAACCTGTCGATCTCGCGGTACTACCAGAAGCAGCTTCGAAACAAGGGGACCGATCCGGCCGCCAAGGAGTTCATCCAGAAGCGAATCCAGTCGGCCCGCTGGTTGATCGAGTCGATCGAGCAGCGCCGAAACACGCTCCTGAAGGTCGCCCGCGCGATCATCGAGCACCAGAAGCCGTTCCTGGACAAGGGGCCGGAATTCATCGAGCCCCTCAAGATGCAGCAGATCGCCGACCGCGTGGGCGTCCACGTCACGACGGTCAGCCGGGCGGTCGACGACAAGTGGGTTCAGACCCCGCGAGGCATCTTCCCCCTGAAGCGATTCTTCGGCGGCGGCACAGTCACCGCCGACGGCGAGGAAATCGCCTGGGACACCATCAAGCAGAAGCTGCTTGAGGTCGTCGCCAAGGAGGACAAGTCGAGCCCGCTCTCCGACGAGGACATCGTCGATGAGATGGGTCGCCACGGCGTGAAGGTCGCCCGTCGAACGGTCACCAAGTACCGCCAGGCGCTGATGATCCCCTCGAGCCGCCAACGCAAGCAGTTCTAA
- the recR gene encoding recombination mediator RecR, translating to MAGYGAALERLTTTLGRLPGIGAKSAERLAHHILKCPAEEALELAEAIRTAKEQVRHCERCFHLTEVDQPLCTICRDERRDHSLVCVVEQSRDLLAIEKSSSFPGVYHVLLGRLAPLQGMGPDQLTVTALEARVREEGVRELIMATNPNLEGDGTALYIAQRLQDEPVRITRLARGLASGSTLEFASRDMLADAIAGRSPF from the coding sequence ATGGCAGGCTACGGTGCGGCGTTGGAGCGTCTGACCACCACCCTGGGGCGCTTGCCGGGCATCGGAGCGAAGTCGGCCGAACGGCTGGCTCACCACATCCTGAAATGCCCCGCGGAAGAGGCCCTTGAACTGGCCGAGGCGATCCGAACAGCCAAGGAACAGGTCCGACACTGCGAACGCTGCTTCCACCTCACGGAGGTCGATCAGCCGCTCTGCACCATCTGCCGCGACGAACGACGAGACCATTCACTGGTCTGCGTCGTCGAGCAATCGCGCGACCTGCTGGCGATCGAGAAATCGTCCTCGTTTCCGGGCGTGTATCACGTCCTGCTCGGCCGGCTCGCGCCGCTGCAGGGAATGGGTCCTGACCAGTTGACCGTCACCGCCCTGGAGGCTCGCGTTCGCGAGGAGGGCGTCCGCGAGTTGATCATGGCGACGAACCCGAATCTGGAAGGGGACGGCACCGCGCTGTACATCGCGCAGCGATTGCAAGACGAACCGGTCCGCATTACGCGACTCGCTCGCGGTCTGGCGTCTGGAAGCACCCTGGAGTTCGCCAGCCGCGACATGTTGGCGGACGCCATCGCTGGTCGATCTCCGTTCTGA
- a CDS encoding YbaB/EbfC family nucleoid-associated protein, which translates to MFGKIGDLADLMKNAGKIRESMAKAAEALGKIEAQGEAGGGAVTAKVNGRMEITSIRIDPKLVADGDVELLEDLTAAAVNAAMVKIRENAAQSFSSLAGGIPPGFFPPDGGGS; encoded by the coding sequence ATGTTCGGCAAAATCGGTGATCTCGCCGACCTGATGAAGAACGCGGGGAAGATCCGCGAATCCATGGCCAAGGCCGCTGAAGCCCTGGGAAAGATCGAGGCGCAGGGCGAGGCCGGCGGCGGTGCCGTAACGGCCAAGGTCAACGGCCGAATGGAGATCACGTCGATTCGGATCGACCCCAAGCTGGTCGCCGACGGCGACGTGGAACTGCTGGAAGACCTGACGGCGGCGGCGGTGAACGCCGCGATGGTGAAGATCCGCGAAAACGCCGCTCAGTCGTTCTCTTCACTCGCGGGGGGCATCCCTCCCGGCTTCTTCCCGCCCGACGGCGGAGGCTCCTGA
- the dnaX gene encoding DNA polymerase III subunit gamma/tau, translating into MSQGPASKQRAELDGTAARSGSSSDAYTVVARRYRPQRFEDVVGQDHVVQALRNAIRLNRLAQAYLFCGTRGVGKTSMARIFAKCLNCVNGPTEEPCQVCDICQAISIGQDVDVIEIDGASNNGVEQVRELRQNVSLRPSRSRFKIYYIDEVHMLSTGAFNALLKTLEEPPPHVKFFFATTEANKIPITVLSRCQRYDFAGISPEAIVETLKAICDREHVEADAEALQIVGRRAGGSMRDAQSLLERMLSSGSPKLTPDVVHGLLGTASDERLIGMIEALASHDSAAALTLLDQAASEGVQPTELLAGTIDFLRDAMVLTIGADALTLTVAPRQKPRLNAAVEGWSTDAVLAALQILAEARARMRGVAHGRLLAELALVRVARLENLDEIGEVVQRLRALETGATPPPRTSATSVKKKLSQADSIASLETGIGKPANFVAPVEPVRTAPPLPEPPQRPQAAVEQRLAPEQTRRNEGLPPLEVEIVQQVWPDLLKKVGGSLSWRLSQAQILGVDEPDILIIAPTPGQNKVVDPCGTDEARRRIAECLQWLLQRPVTVRYDASQSVSPQPETADSGPARVDQLAGDPLVQKVVELFEARVTHFEPEARPDGE; encoded by the coding sequence GTGTCGCAAGGTCCTGCGTCGAAACAGCGAGCCGAGCTCGACGGAACAGCGGCGCGATCGGGTTCCAGCTCCGACGCCTACACAGTCGTCGCCCGTCGCTACCGTCCCCAACGGTTCGAGGACGTCGTCGGCCAGGACCATGTCGTCCAGGCCCTTCGCAACGCCATCCGGCTGAACCGCCTGGCGCAGGCGTATCTCTTCTGCGGAACCCGGGGCGTCGGCAAGACGTCGATGGCCCGGATCTTCGCCAAGTGCCTGAACTGCGTCAACGGCCCAACTGAGGAGCCCTGCCAGGTTTGCGACATCTGCCAGGCGATCTCGATCGGCCAGGACGTTGACGTGATCGAGATCGACGGTGCCAGCAACAACGGCGTGGAGCAGGTCCGCGAGTTGCGTCAGAACGTCTCGCTCCGTCCCAGCCGATCGCGGTTCAAGATCTACTACATCGACGAGGTCCACATGCTCTCGACCGGGGCGTTCAACGCCCTGTTGAAGACGCTGGAGGAACCTCCACCGCACGTCAAATTCTTCTTCGCCACCACCGAGGCGAACAAGATCCCGATCACCGTCCTCTCGAGGTGCCAGCGATACGACTTCGCGGGCATCTCGCCGGAGGCGATCGTCGAAACACTCAAGGCGATCTGTGACCGCGAGCACGTCGAGGCCGACGCGGAGGCTCTCCAGATCGTCGGCCGACGCGCTGGGGGATCGATGCGCGACGCCCAGTCGCTGCTGGAGCGGATGCTCTCGTCGGGAAGCCCCAAACTCACTCCCGACGTCGTCCACGGCCTCCTCGGCACGGCCAGCGACGAGCGCCTGATCGGCATGATCGAGGCCCTCGCAAGCCACGACTCAGCCGCCGCCCTGACGCTGCTCGACCAGGCCGCCTCCGAAGGGGTCCAACCGACGGAACTTCTCGCCGGCACGATCGACTTTCTCCGCGACGCCATGGTCCTCACGATCGGCGCCGACGCATTGACCCTTACCGTCGCCCCGCGCCAGAAGCCTCGACTCAACGCGGCCGTCGAGGGCTGGTCGACCGATGCGGTTCTGGCTGCTCTTCAGATCCTCGCCGAGGCGCGAGCCCGAATGAGAGGCGTCGCCCACGGTAGACTGCTCGCCGAACTGGCACTCGTCCGAGTCGCACGGCTCGAAAACCTGGATGAAATCGGAGAGGTCGTCCAGCGTCTCCGCGCCCTGGAGACTGGCGCGACACCACCGCCCAGGACTTCAGCAACCAGCGTCAAGAAGAAGCTCTCGCAGGCGGATTCGATCGCGAGCCTCGAAACGGGCATCGGCAAACCCGCGAATTTCGTAGCACCCGTCGAACCCGTCCGAACGGCACCCCCACTGCCCGAGCCACCCCAACGGCCGCAAGCGGCCGTAGAACAGCGACTTGCGCCAGAGCAGACGCGCCGAAACGAGGGGCTTCCGCCGCTCGAGGTGGAGATCGTCCAGCAGGTCTGGCCGGACCTCCTCAAGAAGGTCGGGGGCAGTCTCTCCTGGCGCCTGAGCCAGGCCCAGATTCTCGGCGTCGACGAACCCGACATTCTGATCATCGCGCCGACGCCGGGGCAGAACAAGGTCGTCGACCCCTGTGGGACCGACGAGGCTCGTCGTCGCATCGCCGAATGTCTCCAGTGGCTTCTCCAACGGCCGGTGACCGTTCGCTACGACGCGTCGCAATCCGTTTCGCCGCAGCCGGAAACAGCCGATTCCGGACCTGCCCGCGTCGATCAACTCGCCGGCGACCCCCTCGTTCAAAAGGTCGTCGAACTCTTCGAAGCCCGCGTCACGCACTTCGAACCGGAAGCCCGGCCCGACGGCGAGTAA
- a CDS encoding prenyltransferase/squalene oxidase repeat-containing protein translates to MRKPTRRTFLENSAGALALGAVSGVFTGRAAGQEAPRASAEAQVAKAVQFLRSRQDTGGVWSADRKEPGITALAVTALLRSGMAGPTDPTVAKGLAYLETFVKPEGGLPDAAHAVYSTAVSLMAFHQANTDGRYNALIKGSQEFLKDKQWDEKEGKTPADPFYGGSGYGGRSNRPDLSNTTFALEALHDTGVPSSDPAFQKALVFLSRCQNLNSEFNDQPWAKKINDGGFIYTPANGGTSVAGPDESNGGLRSYASMTYAGLKSLIYAGLTLEDPRAKAALAYLKKNYSVEENPGLGQRGLYYYYQAFAKTLSLLGADQFEDSAGVKHDWRADLTTALAKRQGPNGEWVNPTDGFMEGDANLVTAYGILALAATRKKTA, encoded by the coding sequence ATGAGAAAGCCTACCCGTCGTACCTTCCTTGAAAACTCGGCCGGCGCGTTGGCGTTGGGGGCCGTCTCCGGCGTCTTCACCGGTCGAGCGGCCGGACAAGAAGCGCCCAGGGCTTCGGCGGAGGCTCAAGTCGCCAAGGCCGTTCAGTTCCTGCGATCGCGTCAGGACACGGGCGGCGTTTGGTCGGCCGACCGCAAGGAGCCCGGCATCACGGCTCTGGCGGTGACGGCTCTCCTGCGGTCGGGAATGGCCGGACCGACCGATCCGACGGTCGCCAAGGGGCTGGCCTACCTGGAGACGTTCGTGAAGCCCGAGGGCGGCCTCCCCGACGCCGCGCACGCCGTTTACTCCACGGCCGTTTCGCTCATGGCCTTCCATCAGGCCAACACCGACGGCCGTTACAACGCCCTCATCAAGGGCTCGCAGGAGTTCCTCAAGGACAAGCAGTGGGACGAGAAGGAGGGGAAGACCCCGGCCGACCCGTTCTACGGCGGCTCAGGCTACGGCGGCCGCAGCAACCGACCCGACCTCTCGAACACCACGTTCGCACTCGAGGCCCTCCACGACACCGGCGTCCCTTCGAGCGACCCAGCATTCCAGAAGGCCCTGGTCTTTCTGTCGCGATGTCAGAACCTGAACTCCGAATTCAACGACCAGCCCTGGGCCAAGAAGATCAACGACGGCGGCTTCATCTACACGCCGGCCAACGGCGGCACGAGCGTCGCCGGCCCGGATGAGAGCAACGGCGGCCTCCGTTCCTACGCCTCGATGACCTACGCCGGCCTTAAGAGTCTGATCTACGCCGGCCTCACTCTCGAAGACCCCCGCGCCAAGGCGGCTTTGGCCTACCTCAAGAAGAACTACTCGGTCGAGGAGAATCCGGGCCTCGGCCAGCGCGGGCTCTACTACTACTACCAGGCGTTCGCCAAGACCCTCTCTCTGCTGGGCGCCGACCAGTTCGAGGACTCCGCCGGCGTGAAGCACGACTGGCGGGCCGACCTGACCACCGCGCTGGCCAAGCGTCAGGGCCCCAACGGCGAGTGGGTCAACCCGACTGACGGCTTCATGGAAGGCGACGCCAACCTCGTCACCGCTTACGGGATTCTCGCCCTGGCGGCGACGCGTAAGAAGACCGCCTGA
- the treZ gene encoding malto-oligosyltrehalose trehalohydrolase yields MSLGKNDREAGIESFQDERRLPIGAEVRPGGVHFRVWAPKRRKVEVVLEGQAVALEPEAGGYFSGFVAGPGAGAVYQYRLDGEGSFPDPASRFQPKGVHGPSEVVDPSSFAWTDSTWKGIKLPGQVLYELHIGTFTREGTWDAAVERLPRLVEVGVTTIEVMPVAEFAGTFGWGYDGVDLFAPYHGYGSPDAMRRFVDRAHSLGLGVILDVVYNHFGPDGCYQGLYSDDYIHRDRASGWGDAINFESAPTREYFLANAGYWIDEFHLDGLRLDATQAIHDSSKDQILAAIARRAREAAGSRSILIFSENEPQIVRQIAPQSEGGYGLDVLWNDDFHHAARVAATGRAEAYYCDYQGTPQELISAVKWGFLFQGQVVKWQQKRRGTCAIGVPAPRFLVYLENHDQVANSARGSRLKTLTSPGRYRALMGLTLLSPQTPMLFQGQELGSERPFLYFSDHHDELAKLVREGRREELAGFRSTTLPELRDYLADPGARETFLASKLVEPDDYRQVADFRLIQDLLTLRREDPIFRSQNAEKVHGAVIGPEAFALRFFGESGDCRLVLVNLGRDLYPTANTEPLLAPPMGMDWSILWFSEHPRYNGSGIPPLEPGQPWRAPGHSAVVLKPIAAPERPEAAEPGSTAVEDYDIHPGLRKSRRRD; encoded by the coding sequence ATGTCATTAGGCAAGAATGATCGCGAGGCGGGAATCGAAAGCTTTCAGGACGAGCGGCGATTGCCGATTGGGGCTGAAGTCAGACCCGGCGGCGTCCATTTCCGGGTCTGGGCCCCGAAGCGGCGCAAGGTCGAGGTCGTCCTCGAAGGCCAGGCCGTCGCGCTTGAACCGGAGGCGGGCGGTTACTTCTCTGGCTTTGTGGCGGGGCCGGGAGCTGGAGCCGTCTACCAATATCGCCTCGACGGCGAGGGGTCCTTCCCCGATCCGGCCTCGAGGTTCCAGCCGAAGGGGGTTCACGGGCCGTCGGAGGTCGTCGATCCATCGAGCTTCGCCTGGACCGACTCCACCTGGAAGGGGATCAAACTTCCGGGGCAGGTCCTCTACGAACTTCACATCGGCACGTTCACGCGCGAGGGGACGTGGGATGCCGCCGTCGAACGATTGCCGCGGCTGGTGGAGGTGGGGGTTACGACGATCGAGGTGATGCCCGTCGCCGAGTTCGCGGGGACCTTCGGCTGGGGATACGACGGCGTCGATCTCTTCGCGCCCTATCACGGGTACGGGTCGCCTGACGCGATGCGGCGGTTCGTCGATCGCGCCCATTCGCTCGGACTGGGCGTCATCCTGGACGTCGTCTACAACCACTTCGGGCCCGACGGCTGCTATCAGGGGCTCTATTCGGACGACTACATCCACCGCGACCGAGCCAGCGGCTGGGGCGACGCCATCAACTTCGAATCTGCCCCGACTCGCGAGTATTTCCTCGCCAATGCGGGGTACTGGATCGACGAGTTCCACCTGGACGGGCTGAGGCTCGACGCCACCCAGGCCATTCACGACTCGTCGAAGGACCAAATCCTCGCGGCTATCGCCCGGCGCGCTCGTGAGGCGGCAGGTTCTAGGTCGATTCTGATCTTCTCCGAGAACGAGCCCCAGATCGTCCGGCAAATCGCGCCGCAAAGCGAGGGGGGATACGGCCTGGACGTCCTCTGGAACGACGACTTCCACCACGCCGCCCGCGTCGCCGCCACGGGCCGGGCCGAGGCGTATTACTGCGACTACCAGGGCACGCCCCAGGAACTGATCTCGGCCGTGAAATGGGGGTTCCTGTTTCAGGGGCAGGTCGTGAAATGGCAGCAGAAACGCCGTGGAACTTGCGCGATCGGCGTACCTGCTCCGAGGTTCCTCGTGTATCTGGAGAACCATGATCAGGTCGCCAACTCCGCGCGGGGGAGCCGCCTGAAGACGCTGACCAGTCCGGGGCGATATCGGGCGTTGATGGGTTTGACCCTGCTCTCGCCCCAGACCCCCATGCTGTTTCAGGGACAGGAACTGGGGAGTGAACGCCCCTTTCTGTATTTCAGCGACCACCACGACGAGCTAGCGAAACTCGTCCGCGAAGGCCGTCGCGAGGAACTGGCGGGCTTTCGCAGCACGACGCTACCCGAGCTGCGCGACTATCTGGCCGACCCAGGAGCGAGAGAGACGTTTCTCGCCTCCAAGCTCGTCGAGCCCGACGACTATCGGCAGGTCGCCGATTTCCGACTCATCCAGGATCTTCTGACGCTACGTCGCGAGGACCCAATCTTCCGTTCGCAGAATGCTGAGAAGGTCCATGGCGCGGTGATCGGCCCCGAGGCGTTTGCGCTCAGGTTCTTCGGAGAATCCGGCGATTGCCGGCTGGTTCTTGTGAACCTGGGCCGCGACCTTTATCCGACGGCCAACACCGAGCCGTTGCTCGCTCCGCCGATGGGGATGGACTGGTCGATCCTCTGGTTCAGCGAGCATCCTCGCTACAACGGCTCGGGCATCCCGCCGCTTGAGCCCGGTCAGCCGTGGCGTGCGCCGGGGCATTCGGCCGTCGTCCTGAAACCGATCGCCGCACCTGAACGTCCCGAAGCGGCCGAGCCTGGCTCGACCGCTGTCGAAGACTATGACATCCATCCGGGACTCCGGAAGAGTCGCCGGCGTGATTGA